In the Mycolicibacter minnesotensis genome, CCGACTTGATCGCCGATCAACATCTGGGGGGCGCTATCGCTTGGGGCTCAAGCGAGTTGCCGGTGATCATCGTCATTGTCGCTCTGATCACCCTTTGGGCAAGACAAGACCGCCGCGACGCCGCGCGCAGTGACCGGCACGCCGGCGCGGACTACGCCACCGATGAACTCGACGCCTATAACGCCATGCTGCGAGAGCTCGCCCGAACGCGCCGCTAGATCAAAAGTGCCTCGAACCGCACAGGCGGGCCCGCGCATCCTGCGGTCAGTCGCGAACCGAAACCCAATCAGTCCCTGCCGACATTGCGCAGCCGGAGACTGTTGGAAACGACGAAAAACGATGAGAACGCCATCGCGGCACTGGCCACAAGTGGATTGAGCAAGCCTGCAGCGGCAATGGGGATGGCGGCGACGTTGTAGCCAAACGCCCAGAGCATGTTGATCCGGATGGTCCGCAACGTCGCCAGAGAGAGATCGAGCGCCTGAGGAACGGAGTCCAGATTCTCCCGTACCAAGATGATGTCCGCAGCGCCCAGGGCCACGTCGGTGCCACGTCCGATTGCCAAGCCCAAGTCCGCCGATACCAGGGCCGGACCATCATTGATGCCGTCGCCGACCATCGCCACGACCCGGCCCCGCTCCCGCAGCTGCTCGATGATGTCGACCTTGCCTTCGGGTAGAACCTCGGCGACGACTTCATCGATCCCGACCTGGGCCGCGACGGTGCCTGCGGCCGTGGAGTTATCACCGGTGAGCAGTATCGTGCGCAGCCCGCGTCGGTGCAGCCCTGCGATGGCGTTCGCCGCCGATTCCTTGACCGCGTCGGCCACCGCAACCGCTCCGGCGACTACGCCATCGAGGGCCACGAACACGACTGTGTCGCCGTCACTCTCGTGGTCACGCCGAAAGTACGACAAGTCTTTCGGAACATCGCCGCTGGGGGACACCCATGAGGGGCGACCCACCTGGACACATTGGCCGTCGACGATCCCGGTCACCCCCCTACCGGCGAAGGAGACGAAATCATCGACCTGCCGGCGCTCCGCGGTGGCCGAAAGTATGGCGGTACCCACCGCGTGCTCAGACGCTGCCTCCACGGCAGCCGCCAGCGCAACCACCTCGTCCCGGGTTCTACCCTGGGCCACCCAGACAGCGGTAACCGCCAGTTTGCCGGTCGTCAGTGTCCCGGTCTTGTCGAAGATGACGGTGTCCACCGCGCGAATGGTCTCTAGCGCCCGATGCCCCTTGAGGAAGATGCCAAGCTGTGCACCGCGCCCGGAGGCCACCATCATCGCGGTCGGAGTTGCGAGCCCCAAGGCACAGGGGCAGGCGATCACCAGCACGGCCAGAGCGGCAGAGAATGCATGGTCCATTCCGGCTCCGGCCAACCACCAACTGACGGCAGTCGCCGCGGCGATCGCGAACACGACGGGGACGAAGACCGAGGCGATTCGGTCTGCCAATCGCTGCGCGTTGGCCTTCTGAGCTTGGGCGGCCTCCACCAAGCGGACCATCCCAGCAAAGTGGGTGTCGGCTCCCACCGCCGCGGCTTCGACGATCAGACGGCCGTCCAACACCACCGTGCCACCGATGACGCTGTCGCCGGGCTGCACACGTGTCGGCTTGGATTCGCCGGTCATGGCGCTCATGTCCACTGCCGCTGCGCCCTCTGCCACCAAACCGTCGGCGGCAATGGTCTCTCCCGGCCGCACCACAAAACGCTGCTGCTCCTTGAGCTGGATCGCTGGAATGGAGATCTCGGTTGCGTCCTCGAGAAGCACCGAAACACTCTTCGCACTCAGAGCTGCCAAGGCACGCAGTGCATCACCGGCCTGAGATTTCGCTCGGGCCTCAAAATATCTGCCCGCCAACACAAAGACTGTTACACCGGCAGCGACTTCCAGGTAGATGGGGTCGCTGGCCATCAATGCTTGCCAAATTCCGCTGGTCTGGCGAGGTGGACCTTTAACGGCGAAGATCGTGATGAGAGACCACACAGTGGCTGCACTGATGCCCACCGAAATCAGAGATTCCATCGACGCGGCGCCGTGTCGCGCATTGCGCAGCGCGACGACGTGGAAAGGCCAGGCGGCCCAGGTAACGATCGGGGCTGCCAGGGCAGTCAGCAGCCACGCCCACCCCGTAAACCGGGTGTCCGGTACCACTGCGAACATCACCGACAGGTCAGCAAGCGGAACGAACAGAACCGCCGCGACCAGTAGCCGCATCAGCAGGCTCTTGGCCCGCGCCGCATCCGGATCGTCTTCACCGAAGTCGGGGCCCGATCTCGGCTCCGCCGCATAGCCGGCGCTGCGCACCACCTCACACAGAGTTTCCGCGCTGACGGTCGCGGGCGCATCGACGGTCGCGACTCGGGTCGCGAAATTCACTGACGCCGCAACCCCGTCGAGTCTGTTGAGCTTGTTCTGCACACGTGCGGCACACGCACCACAAGACATGCCTGACACATCGAGCTCGACGCGGTGCTGTTTGGCGACATTGACGTCGCCGGCCTCTTGTAACGTCATTTCGTTCCTTGCTTGCCGTACTCGCAGGTGCGAGCCCGCCAGACCGGTCCGGTCAGCCCGATCAACGCTACTCCCGCAGCAATCGCGATTGCCGACGGTGTCAGGCCAGCCGGGTGATCTCCACGATCACGTCCAAGTCCGCTGCCTCACCGCCGATGTAGGTGCCTTTCAACGGGGTCACATCCGAATAATCCCGACCCAGCCCTACAGAAACATGCCGTTCGGTGATCGGGACGTCGTTGGTCGGGTCATACCCCGACCACGCCCCGGTCCACGCTTCGATCCACGCGTGGCTCTCCCCCTCGACCGTCTCCCCGATCGCGCCGTCGGCCTTGGGGTGCAGGTATCCCGAGACGTAACGCGAGGGGATCCCCACGCTGCGCAACAACACCAAAGTGAGGTGTGCGTAGTCCTGGCAGACGCCCTTCTTCTCCGTCCAGGCATCGATCGCCGAGCTGTGCACCCCGGTGGTACCGGGCACGTAGTCCATTTCCGAATAGACCCACGAGCACACCGCCTGTACCGCCTCGCGAGGCTGCAGCCCCTTGACCAGCCTTCGGGCGGTGGCGGCCAATGTGCGGTTGCGGGGAACGTACGCGGTGTAGGTGAGAAATTCGTAGAATCTGTCGATCACGTACTCGCCGGCCAGGTCGTTCCAGTCCACCGGCTCGACATCGTCGGGATAGACGTCGGGCTCGGTCTCCACCACCGACGTGCCGGACACCTCGAGTTCCTCGTGTGGAGCGTGCAGATCGAACGCCGTCACGGCGGTTCCCCAGTAGTCGACGTACCGGTAGGACCGCGTCGCAGGGACGGTCTCCACCCGACTGGAGATCACGTTCTGCCGGCTTCCGCTGCGCGGAGTGATGCGCGCCTCGTTGTACGACGAGGTGACCGGCGCGTTGTAGGCGAACCCGGTCGAGTGCACCACCCTCATTCGCCAGCTCACCGGTCTCCCTCCGCAATCAACTGGCCGTCGTAATCGCGGCCTCCGCTCGCCCCGGCGCCCGCCCAGGACAGGTACGGGGTCACATGGAAGTACTGTTGCGTCACCGCCTCGGTGACGTCCTTGCAGGTCTCCTGCAGCCCGGTCAGGCGATCATGCAGGTCTTCCAACAGCAGTCCCGGCGGCATGAACTCCAGGGCGCTGCGCGCCCGGCCGATCAGGCGCTGAGCTTCGGCCCGGGCCCCCACCCGGCTGTCGTTACGACTGTCGAGCGCCATCAGGCACTGTTCGGCAAGCGTGATCGCATGGAATACCGAACGGGGAAAAAGCCTGTCCAGCAGCATGAATTCCACCACCCTGTTCGCGTCGAGTGCGCCGCGATAGGTGCGCAGATAGGTGTCATGAGCGCCCGCCGATCGCAACACCGTGACCCAGGCCGGCGACCCGGATCGATCGCCGGCACGCGAGAGCAGCATTCGGACGGTCATGTCGACTCGCTCGACGGACCGTCCCAGCAGCAGGAAGCGGTATCCGTCGTCGCGGCTCATGGTGGCGTCGGCCAGTCCGGCGAACATCGCCGACCGATTCTTCACGTACGACAGGTACTCATAGGGTCCCAGCCGACGGGCAGCCCGTTCGGCTTCACTCAGGCCATTGAAGGTGGTGTTCAGGCACTCCCACATCTCACTGGATGTGACTTCCCTTGCACCACGGGCATTTTCACGCGCGCGGGCAATACTGTCGGCAATCGATCCCGAGCCGGCACCGGCGTACGCGACACGCTCCGTCAACGTCCATACGTTCTGGGCCTGCCCGATTTCGGGTGGTTCGAGTCCCAACACCTGCATCACCAGACGGCAGGTGCGGTCGGGATCCACCGTGGCGTCTTCGAGCAGCTGGTGCACCGCCACATCAAGGATGCGGGCGGTGTCGTCGGCCCGCTCGACGTAGCGGCCGATCCAGAACAACGATTCGGCATTGCGGGCCAGCATCATCGGCAATCACCACCGTCAGCTTGCTGTTGCTGTTGCTGTTGCTGTTGCAGCAGGTCGGTTCCGGGCAGCCCCGGGCCCTGATCGGCGGCGTTGTCGGTCGGCAGGTCTTGGTGGCGCACCAGCTGATCACCGGACAACTCGTGCTCCTTGTCCGCCCTGCGTGGCGCCAGCACCCAGGTGTCCTTGGAGCCACCGCCCTGGCTCGAGTTGACCACCATGGAACCCTCCGTCAGCGCCACCCGAGTCAGGCCGCCGGGCAGTACCCAGACGTCCTCACCGTCGTTGACCGCGAACGGCCGCAGGTCGACATGCCTGGGGGCCAGGCGATCTCCCACCTTGGTGGGGACGGTGGACAGCTGCACCACCGGCTGCGCGATCCAGTCCCGCGGACTTGCCTTGATCTTCTTGGCCAGCGCGTTGAGTTCCTTTCGGGTCGCCTGCGGACCGAACACGATTCCATACCCGCCCGATCCCTCGACGGGCTTGACCACCAATTCCTCAATACGGTCCAGGACTTCATCGCATTCTTCGTCCAGCCAGCAGCGCAGCGTATCGACGTTGGACAGAATCGGTTTTTCGCCCAGGTAGTACCTGATGATCTGAGGAACGTAGGTGTAGATGAGCTTGTCGTCACCCACCCCATTGCCCACCGCACTACTGATCACCACATTGCCCGCGCGGGCCGCGTTGACCAGTCCGGGCACACCGAGCACCGAATCGGACCGGAATTGCAGCGGGTCCAGATACTCGTCGTCGATACGGCGGTAGATGACGTCGACGCGCTGCTCACCCTCAGTGGTGCTCATGTACACGATGTTGTCCCGGCAGAACAGGTCTCGTCCCTCGACCAACTCCACGCCCATCTGACGGGCCAGCAGTGAATGCTCGAAATAGGCCGAGTTGGACGCACCCGGAGTCATCACCGCCACCGTCGGGTCGGCCTCGTTGGACGCCGCAGCCGCCCGCAAAGCCCGCAACAGATGGCTGGCGTAGTCGCCGACCTGTCGCACCCGGTGCGAGGCGAACAGGTCTGGAAAGACCCGCGCCATGGTGCGACGGTTCTCCATCACATAGGACACACCAGACGGAGAGCGCAGATTGTCCTCGAGCACGCGGAACTCGCCCTGGTCGTCACGCACCAGATCGATTCCGGCGACATGGATGCGAACCCCGTTGGGCGGCTTGATGCCGGCAGCCTGACGGTGGAAATGGGCGCACGAGGTGACCAGCCGCTTAGGCACCACGCCATCGCGCAGGATCTCCTGGTCGTCATAGATGTCGGCCAGAAAGCGCTCCAGGGCTCGCACCCGCTGCGCGATACCGCGCTCCAGCTTGGCCCACTCGCTGGCCGAAATCACCCGTGGCACAAGGTCAAGCGGAAAGGGTCGCTCCTGGCCCGACAGTGAGAAGGTGACACCCTGCTCGATGAATGCCCGCCCCAGTGCATCAACTCGGGCCTGCAGTTCCTCGTTGTCGGCGGGCGCCAGCGCTTTATGGATGCCCCGATAGGCGACCCGGGCGTTGCCGTTGTTGTCGAACATCTCGTCGAAGCTGTCGCCATAGCTGCCGCCGGCCCGCTGATAGTCCGAGAAGATCGATTTACCCACACGGGCCCGTCCACTTCGCGTTGATGCTGGCACAGCCTTCACACCTACCGATCCTGCTACAGATCCGCTACCGGGGCAGCCCGGAGCTCTGACCGCGGCATCGTTGGCGTGTCGCACGATCCTATCGGCACGCTGTCGATCAGCTCAGTCAGGGTTTGCCCGGCGACAGCAAACGCGTCGACGAATCGGTTGCGCCGAGGCGAAAATCGGCGCTCAGCCCTGATAAACGCGCGGGTCCAAAGTGCCGATGTAGGGCAGGTCGCGGTAGCGCTCGGCGTAGTCCAGGCCGTAGCCGACCACGAAGTCGTTCGGGATGTCGAAGCCCACGTAGGCGATGTCGACGTCGGCGCCCAGCGCGTCGGGTTTGCGCAGCAGGGTGCACACGCGCAGTGACCGGGGCCGTCGGGTCGCCAGGTTGCGCAGCAGCCACGACAGGGTCAGCCCGG is a window encoding:
- a CDS encoding transglutaminase family protein; its protein translation is MSWRMRVVHSTGFAYNAPVTSSYNEARITPRSGSRQNVISSRVETVPATRSYRYVDYWGTAVTAFDLHAPHEELEVSGTSVVETEPDVYPDDVEPVDWNDLAGEYVIDRFYEFLTYTAYVPRNRTLAATARRLVKGLQPREAVQAVCSWVYSEMDYVPGTTGVHSSAIDAWTEKKGVCQDYAHLTLVLLRSVGIPSRYVSGYLHPKADGAIGETVEGESHAWIEAWTGAWSGYDPTNDVPITERHVSVGLGRDYSDVTPLKGTYIGGEAADLDVIVEITRLA
- a CDS encoding heavy metal translocating P-type ATPase, whose translation is MTLQEAGDVNVAKQHRVELDVSGMSCGACAARVQNKLNRLDGVAASVNFATRVATVDAPATVSAETLCEVVRSAGYAAEPRSGPDFGEDDPDAARAKSLLMRLLVAAVLFVPLADLSVMFAVVPDTRFTGWAWLLTALAAPIVTWAAWPFHVVALRNARHGAASMESLISVGISAATVWSLITIFAVKGPPRQTSGIWQALMASDPIYLEVAAGVTVFVLAGRYFEARAKSQAGDALRALAALSAKSVSVLLEDATEISIPAIQLKEQQRFVVRPGETIAADGLVAEGAAAVDMSAMTGESKPTRVQPGDSVIGGTVVLDGRLIVEAAAVGADTHFAGMVRLVEAAQAQKANAQRLADRIASVFVPVVFAIAAATAVSWWLAGAGMDHAFSAALAVLVIACPCALGLATPTAMMVASGRGAQLGIFLKGHRALETIRAVDTVIFDKTGTLTTGKLAVTAVWVAQGRTRDEVVALAAAVEAASEHAVGTAILSATAERRQVDDFVSFAGRGVTGIVDGQCVQVGRPSWVSPSGDVPKDLSYFRRDHESDGDTVVFVALDGVVAGAVAVADAVKESAANAIAGLHRRGLRTILLTGDNSTAAGTVAAQVGIDEVVAEVLPEGKVDIIEQLRERGRVVAMVGDGINDGPALVSADLGLAIGRGTDVALGAADIILVRENLDSVPQALDLSLATLRTIRINMLWAFGYNVAAIPIAAAGLLNPLVASAAMAFSSFFVVSNSLRLRNVGRD
- a CDS encoding alpha-E domain-containing protein, which codes for MLARNAESLFWIGRYVERADDTARILDVAVHQLLEDATVDPDRTCRLVMQVLGLEPPEIGQAQNVWTLTERVAYAGAGSGSIADSIARARENARGAREVTSSEMWECLNTTFNGLSEAERAARRLGPYEYLSYVKNRSAMFAGLADATMSRDDGYRFLLLGRSVERVDMTVRMLLSRAGDRSGSPAWVTVLRSAGAHDTYLRTYRGALDANRVVEFMLLDRLFPRSVFHAITLAEQCLMALDSRNDSRVGARAEAQRLIGRARSALEFMPPGLLLEDLHDRLTGLQETCKDVTEAVTQQYFHVTPYLSWAGAGASGGRDYDGQLIAEGDR
- a CDS encoding circularly permuted type 2 ATP-grasp protein, with protein sequence MFDNNGNARVAYRGIHKALAPADNEELQARVDALGRAFIEQGVTFSLSGQERPFPLDLVPRVISASEWAKLERGIAQRVRALERFLADIYDDQEILRDGVVPKRLVTSCAHFHRQAAGIKPPNGVRIHVAGIDLVRDDQGEFRVLEDNLRSPSGVSYVMENRRTMARVFPDLFASHRVRQVGDYASHLLRALRAAAASNEADPTVAVMTPGASNSAYFEHSLLARQMGVELVEGRDLFCRDNIVYMSTTEGEQRVDVIYRRIDDEYLDPLQFRSDSVLGVPGLVNAARAGNVVISSAVGNGVGDDKLIYTYVPQIIRYYLGEKPILSNVDTLRCWLDEECDEVLDRIEELVVKPVEGSGGYGIVFGPQATRKELNALAKKIKASPRDWIAQPVVQLSTVPTKVGDRLAPRHVDLRPFAVNDGEDVWVLPGGLTRVALTEGSMVVNSSQGGGSKDTWVLAPRRADKEHELSGDQLVRHQDLPTDNAADQGPGLPGTDLLQQQQQQQQQADGGDCR